The sequence TGGGGAGTGCCAAAAGAACGCATTATTGTAGTTAAACCAGGTGACACCATTGAACTCAAAGACATGAAGATTCATGCTGTGGAATCTTTTGACCGTACTTGCTTGGTAACTTTGCCAGTCAACGGTGCTGATGAAACAGGTGGAGAATTGGCAGGTTTGACTGTTACTGATGAAGAGATGGCTCAAAAAGCTGTTAACTATATTTTTGAAACACCAGGTGGTACTATTTATCACGGTGCAGACTCTCACTTCTCAAACTACTTTGCGAAACACGGAAAAGACTTTAAGATTGATGTTGCTTTGAACAACTATGGTGAAAACCCAGTTGGTATCCAAGACAAGATGACTTCAATTGATCTTCTTCGTATGGCAGAAAATCTGCGTGCTAAAGTCATTATCCCAGTTCACTATGACATCTGGTCAAACTTTATGGCTTCAACCAATGAAATTTTAGAACTATGGAAGATGAGAAAAGACCGTTTGCAGTACAACTTCCATCCATTTATCTGGGAAGTAGGAGGTAAGTACACTTATCCTCAAGATCAGCACCTAGTAGAATACCATCACCCACGTGGATTTGATGATTGCTTCGAGCAAGATTCGAATATCCAATTCAAAGCTTTGCTATAAAAACTGTTCAAATGATGTAAATTATTATCTGGAGGTTATCCGTATGTTGCACTATACGGATAATTTTCATATAATAGTAAAATAGGATGTGTGATTTATTAATCACCTCAAAGAGAAAGGAAATTCTATGTCAAATCTATCTGTTAATGCAATTCGTTTTCTAGGTATTGACGCCATCAACAAAGCAAACTCAGGTCACCCAGGGGTGGTTATGGGGGCTGCTCCTATGGCCTATAGCCTCTTTACAAAGCAACTTCGTATCAATCCAGCTCAACCAAACTGGATCAACCGCGATCGCTTTATTCTTTCAGCAGGACACGGCTCTATGCTTCTTTATGCCCTTCTTCACCTTTCTGGTTTTGAAGATGTTAGCATGGATGAAGTCAAGAACTTCCGCCAATGGGGTTCAAAAACGCCAGGTCACCCAGAATTTGGTCATACAGCAGGGGTTGACGCGACAACTGGTCCTCTAGGTCAAGGGATTTCTACTGCTACTGGTTTTGCCCAAGCAGAACGTTTCCTTGCAGCCAAATATAACCGCGAAGGTTTCAATATCTTTGACCACTATACTTATGTGATCTGTGGAGACGGAGATTTGATGGAAGGTGTCTCAAGTGAGGCGGCTTCATATGCAGGCTTGCAAAAACTTGACAAGTTGGTGGTTCTTTATGATTCAAATGACATTAACTTGGATGGTGAGACAAAAGATTCCTTTACAGAAAGTGTTCGTGATCGCTACAATGCCTACGGCTGGCATACAGCCTTAGTTGAAGACGGAACAGACTTGGAAGCTATCCAT comes from Streptococcus oralis and encodes:
- the ulaG gene encoding L-ascorbate 6-phosphate lactonase; the protein is MPNVKEITRESWILATFPEWGTWLNEEIEEEVVPEGNFAMWWLGNCGTWIKTPGGANVVMDLWSNRGKSTKKVKDMVRGHQMANMAGVRKLQPNLRVQPMVIDPFAINELDYYLVSHFHSDHIDPYTAAAILNNPKLEHVKFIGPYHCGLIWEGWGVPKERIIVVKPGDTIELKDMKIHAVESFDRTCLVTLPVNGADETGGELAGLTVTDEEMAQKAVNYIFETPGGTIYHGADSHFSNYFAKHGKDFKIDVALNNYGENPVGIQDKMTSIDLLRMAENLRAKVIIPVHYDIWSNFMASTNEILELWKMRKDRLQYNFHPFIWEVGGKYTYPQDQHLVEYHHPRGFDDCFEQDSNIQFKALL